One Mus musculus strain C57BL/6J chromosome Y, GRCm38.p6 C57BL/6J DNA segment encodes these proteins:
- the Gm21245 gene encoding Y-linked testis-specific protein 1-like, translating into MTSLKKKSRRKPSSQALGNIVGCRISHGWKEGNEPVTHWKAIILGQLPTNPSLYLVKYDGIDSVYGQELHSDERILNLKVLPHKVVFPQVRDVHLAGALVGREVQHKFEGKDGSEDNWSGMVLAQVPFLQDYFYISYKKDPVLYVYQLLDDYKEGNLHIIPETPLAEARSGDDNDFLIGSWVQYTRDDGSKKFGKVVYKVLANPTVYFIKFLGDLHIYVYTLVSNIT; encoded by the coding sequence atgacatcactcaagaagaagagtaggaggaagccttcttcccaggccctggggaatattgttggctgcagaatttctcacgggtggaaggaaggtaatgagcctgtcacccattggaaggccatcattctaggtcaactgccaacaaacccttctctttatttggtgaagtatgacggaattgacagtgtctacggacaggagctccacagcgatgagaggattttaaatcttaaggtcttgcctcacaaagtagtttttcctcaggtgagggatgtccacctcgcaggcgcactggttggcagagaggtacaacacaaatttgaggggaaagatggctctgaggacaactggagtgggatggtgctagcccaggtgccattcttacaggactatttttacatttcctacaagaaggatccggtcctctacgtctatcagctcctggatgactacaaggaaggtaacctccacatcattccagagacccctctggctgaggcgagatcaggtgatgacaatgacttcttaataggttcctgggtgcagtacaccagagatgatggatccaaaaagtttggaaaggttgtttacaaagttctagccaatcctactgtgtactttatcaaatttctcggtgacctccatatctatgtctatactctggtgtcaaatatcacttaa